The following are encoded in a window of Paraburkholderia hospita genomic DNA:
- a CDS encoding glutathione S-transferase: protein MLTVHHLNNSRSQRVLWLLEELGVPYEIKRYQRDPKTMLAPPELRAVHPLGKSPVVTDDGQTLAESAAIIEYLLERYGQGCFEPAAGTPERQKFRYWMHYAEGSAMPPLLLKLVALRIGSAPMPFFAKPIAKKISSTLQSTFIDPQIALHMSFIEDSLRKTGNFVGSEFTAADIQMSFPLEAATARGDRDAKYPSVARFLDTIHARPAYQRALERGGKYDLLS, encoded by the coding sequence ATGCTCACCGTCCACCACTTGAACAACTCCCGTTCGCAGCGCGTGCTGTGGCTGCTCGAAGAACTGGGCGTGCCGTACGAAATCAAGCGTTACCAGCGCGACCCGAAGACGATGCTCGCGCCGCCCGAACTGCGGGCCGTTCATCCCCTCGGCAAGTCGCCCGTCGTCACTGACGATGGTCAGACCCTCGCTGAATCCGCCGCGATCATCGAGTATCTGCTCGAACGTTACGGACAAGGCTGCTTCGAGCCGGCTGCCGGCACGCCCGAACGCCAGAAGTTCAGATACTGGATGCACTATGCGGAAGGCTCTGCGATGCCGCCGCTGTTGCTGAAGCTGGTTGCGCTGCGCATCGGCAGCGCGCCGATGCCGTTCTTCGCGAAGCCGATTGCGAAGAAGATCTCGTCGACATTGCAATCCACCTTCATCGATCCACAGATCGCGCTGCATATGAGTTTTATCGAAGATTCGCTGCGCAAAACCGGCAATTTTGTCGGCAGCGAATTCACGGCCGCCGATATTCAGATGAGCTTCCCGCTCGAAGCCGCCACCGCGCGCGGCGACCGCGATGCGAAATATCCGTCGGTCGCCCGTTTTCTCGACACGATCCATGCCCGGCCCGCCTATCAGCGCGCGCTCGAACGCGGCGGCAAGTACGATTTATTGAGCTGA
- a CDS encoding SDR family NAD(P)-dependent oxidoreductase: protein MNSTLAGKHAVVTGGGSGIGAATAEALVRAGARVTLMGRDAQRLAAQRESLSAYGEIAACISVDVCDESAVNKAFSEASSIAGAVDVLVNNAGQAQAAPFTHTDMALWQRMLDVNLTGVFLCTRAVLPSMLERGYGRIVNVASTAGQIGYAYVAAYCAAKHGVIGLTRSLALEVATKGVTVNAVCPGYTETELLRASLDQITAKTSRSEQEARDVLVRNNPQRRFVAPAEVANAVLWLCMPGSESITGQSVSVSGGEVT, encoded by the coding sequence ATGAACAGCACCCTTGCGGGAAAGCACGCCGTCGTGACGGGCGGCGGCAGCGGCATCGGCGCGGCAACGGCCGAAGCGCTGGTTCGCGCAGGCGCGCGCGTCACGCTGATGGGCCGCGACGCGCAACGTCTTGCCGCGCAGCGCGAATCCTTGAGCGCGTATGGCGAGATCGCGGCTTGTATCAGCGTCGATGTGTGCGACGAAAGCGCTGTTAACAAGGCGTTTTCTGAAGCATCATCGATTGCGGGCGCTGTCGATGTGCTTGTCAACAACGCCGGCCAAGCGCAAGCGGCGCCCTTCACGCACACGGATATGGCGCTGTGGCAACGCATGCTCGACGTCAACCTGACGGGCGTATTTCTCTGCACGCGCGCCGTGTTGCCGTCGATGCTCGAACGAGGCTATGGCCGCATCGTCAACGTCGCGAGCACGGCGGGACAGATCGGTTACGCGTACGTCGCCGCTTACTGCGCGGCCAAGCATGGCGTGATCGGCCTCACGCGCTCGCTCGCGCTCGAAGTCGCGACGAAGGGCGTCACGGTCAACGCCGTCTGTCCCGGCTATACGGAAACGGAACTGCTGCGCGCGTCGCTCGACCAGATCACCGCGAAGACTTCGCGCAGCGAGCAGGAAGCGCGCGACGTTCTCGTGCGCAACAACCCGCAGCGCCGCTTCGTCGCGCCCGCCGAAGTCGCGAATGCCGTGCTGTGGTTGTGCATGCCAGGCTCCGAATCCATCACAGGTCAATCTGTTTCCGTTTCAGGCGGAGAAGTCACATGA
- a CDS encoding RidA family protein — translation MKKRSLLPAGWVKPKGYANGVAANGTQVFIAGQIGWNEEARMTSERFAEQAVQALRNVLAVLREAGGQPEHLVRMTWYVTDKREYLASLKEIGQAFRELIGDYDIAMSAVQVVALIEDDAKVEIEATAVITD, via the coding sequence ATGAAAAAACGATCGCTTCTGCCCGCAGGCTGGGTCAAGCCGAAGGGCTATGCCAATGGTGTCGCGGCGAATGGCACGCAGGTGTTTATCGCCGGACAGATCGGCTGGAACGAAGAGGCGCGCATGACGAGCGAGCGCTTCGCCGAACAGGCCGTGCAGGCGCTGCGCAACGTGCTCGCGGTACTGCGCGAAGCAGGCGGACAGCCCGAGCACCTCGTGCGCATGACGTGGTACGTCACTGACAAGCGCGAGTACCTCGCGTCGCTCAAGGAGATCGGCCAGGCATTCCGCGAACTGATCGGCGACTACGACATCGCGATGAGCGCCGTGCAGGTCGTCGCGCTGATCGAGGACGACGCCAAAGTGGAAATCGAAGCAACCGCCGTGATTACCGACTAG
- a CDS encoding MarR family winged helix-turn-helix transcriptional regulator yields MSNIAKKKTAVAAEAKPTRKGIAKPAENVVDMEMSTGADSHMGLRLWLRMLTTTNLVQAELRKRLRNEFDTTLPRFDLMAQLERHPEGLKMTELSRRLMVTGGNITGITDQLEKEGLVARDTDPNDRRSISVRLTPEGRALFDKMAVAHEQWVVEMFGGLDLDEKSHTHQKLGKLKQHLLNTIKS; encoded by the coding sequence ATGAGCAACATTGCAAAGAAGAAGACGGCCGTCGCCGCCGAAGCCAAACCGACGCGCAAAGGCATTGCGAAACCCGCGGAGAACGTCGTGGACATGGAAATGAGCACGGGCGCGGACAGTCACATGGGCTTGCGCCTGTGGCTGCGCATGCTGACCACCACCAACCTCGTGCAAGCGGAATTGCGTAAGCGTCTGCGCAACGAGTTCGACACGACGCTGCCGCGCTTCGATCTGATGGCGCAACTGGAGCGTCATCCCGAAGGCCTCAAGATGACGGAACTGTCGCGCCGTCTGATGGTGACGGGCGGCAACATCACCGGCATTACGGATCAACTGGAAAAAGAAGGGCTCGTCGCGCGCGACACCGATCCGAACGACCGCCGTTCGATCAGCGTCCGTCTCACGCCTGAAGGCCGCGCGCTGTTCGACAAAATGGCCGTCGCACACGAGCAATGGGTCGTCGAAATGTTCGGCGGCCTCGATCTCGATGAGAAATCGCACACGCATCAGAAGCTCGGCAAGCTCAAGCAGCATCTGCTGAACACGATCAAGAGCTGA
- a CDS encoding enoyl-CoA hydratase family protein: protein MTRSAAEALLAGNRTTLAAYEAKHFGWSVDAGVATITLNRPERKNPLTFESYAELRDLFRQLAYATDVKVVVMHGAGDNFCSGGDVHDIIAPLIDLPMPELLLFTRMTGDLVKAMRHCPQPIIAAVDGVCAGAGAILAMASDMRLGTARSKLAFLFTRVGLAGCDMGACSILPRIIGQGRAAELLYTGRSASGEEGYAWGFYNRLCAPEALLDEASKLAADLAAGPTFAHGVTKKMLHQEWSMSIDEAIESEAQAQAICMTTRDFERAYRAFAAKSRPVFEGD from the coding sequence ATGACCCGTTCCGCTGCCGAAGCCCTGCTGGCCGGCAATCGCACGACGCTCGCCGCGTATGAGGCGAAGCACTTCGGCTGGTCCGTCGACGCGGGCGTCGCGACGATCACGCTGAACCGCCCCGAGCGCAAGAACCCGCTGACGTTCGAATCGTACGCGGAGTTGCGCGATCTGTTCCGGCAACTCGCCTATGCAACCGACGTGAAGGTCGTGGTCATGCACGGCGCTGGCGACAACTTCTGCTCGGGCGGCGACGTGCACGACATCATCGCGCCACTGATCGATCTGCCGATGCCCGAACTGCTGCTCTTCACGCGCATGACCGGCGATCTCGTGAAAGCGATGCGGCATTGTCCGCAACCGATCATCGCGGCCGTCGACGGCGTTTGCGCAGGCGCGGGCGCGATTCTCGCGATGGCCTCCGACATGCGTCTCGGCACCGCGCGCAGCAAGCTCGCGTTTCTGTTCACGCGTGTGGGCCTTGCCGGTTGCGACATGGGCGCGTGCTCGATCCTGCCGCGCATCATCGGCCAGGGGCGGGCAGCCGAACTGCTGTACACGGGGCGCTCCGCGAGTGGCGAAGAAGGTTACGCGTGGGGCTTCTACAACCGCCTGTGCGCGCCGGAAGCGTTGCTCGACGAAGCATCGAAACTCGCCGCCGACCTCGCCGCCGGCCCGACGTTCGCGCACGGCGTCACGAAGAAGATGCTGCACCAGGAATGGAGCATGAGCATCGACGAAGCAATCGAATCCGAAGCGCAGGCACAGGCCATCTGCATGACGACGCGCGATTTCGAGCGTGCGTATCGCGCGTTCGCGGCTAAATCGCGTCCTGTGTTCGAAGGAGACTGA
- a CDS encoding dienelactone hydrolase family protein, with protein sequence MAGSFIEVAARDGGRFNAYMARPAQGSGPGLVLLQEIFGINDYLKQTADRYAEEGYVVLVPDLFWRMQPNVVLGYDGDDMKRALDFHAKFDVDLAVRDIAATLDALRALPEQQGKVGTVGYCLGGKLAMLAAARTDVDCAVSYYGVGLEAYLDEVKNIRCPMVFHFPENDAYCPPPVREQIMAALRTHAYIERYVYPGCDHAFAAPARPQYDKPAAMMAYSRTLALLRKVLGPIYDLNTLWEQHCYFEFATRDVEAVMPTMVAQPYVNHVPTMTGGVGYDNLKRFYTNHFVNSNPPDTKLIPISRTTGSDRIVDEFIFACTHSCEIDWLLPRVAPTGKYFEVPMLAVVCFRGDKLYNEHIYWDQASVLVQVGLLDPKGLPVAGIESARKLLDEKLPSNQLMGDKWSA encoded by the coding sequence ATGGCCGGTTCCTTTATCGAAGTCGCCGCTCGCGATGGCGGCCGTTTCAACGCATACATGGCGCGCCCCGCGCAGGGGTCCGGTCCGGGCCTCGTGCTGTTGCAAGAGATTTTCGGCATCAACGACTATTTGAAGCAAACGGCCGACCGCTACGCCGAAGAGGGCTATGTCGTGCTCGTGCCCGATCTGTTCTGGCGCATGCAGCCGAATGTCGTGCTCGGCTACGACGGCGACGACATGAAGCGCGCGCTCGACTTCCACGCGAAGTTCGACGTCGATCTCGCCGTGCGGGATATCGCCGCGACGCTCGATGCGTTGCGCGCGCTGCCCGAGCAACAAGGCAAGGTCGGCACGGTCGGCTATTGCCTCGGCGGCAAGCTCGCGATGCTCGCGGCTGCGCGCACGGACGTCGATTGTGCGGTGAGCTATTACGGCGTCGGGCTCGAAGCGTATCTGGACGAAGTGAAGAACATTCGTTGCCCAATGGTGTTTCACTTCCCCGAGAACGACGCGTACTGCCCGCCGCCCGTGCGCGAGCAGATCATGGCCGCGCTTCGCACGCATGCGTACATCGAGCGGTATGTGTATCCCGGCTGCGATCATGCGTTCGCCGCGCCTGCGCGCCCGCAATACGACAAGCCCGCCGCGATGATGGCGTACTCGCGCACGCTCGCGCTGCTGCGCAAGGTGCTCGGCCCGATCTACGATCTGAATACGCTGTGGGAACAGCACTGCTATTTCGAGTTCGCGACGCGCGACGTCGAAGCCGTGATGCCGACCATGGTCGCGCAGCCATACGTCAACCACGTGCCGACCATGACGGGCGGCGTCGGTTATGACAATCTCAAGCGCTTCTATACGAATCACTTCGTCAACTCAAATCCACCGGACACGAAGCTGATTCCAATCTCGCGGACCACCGGTTCCGATCGCATCGTCGATGAATTCATCTTTGCTTGCACACATAGCTGCGAGATCGACTGGCTGCTGCCGCGCGTCGCGCCGACGGGCAAATACTTCGAGGTGCCGATGCTCGCTGTCGTCTGCTTCCGCGGCGACAAGCTGTATAACGAGCATATCTATTGGGATCAGGCTTCCGTGCTCGTGCAGGTCGGCTTGCTCGATCCGAAGGGCTTGCCCGTTGCGGGCATCGAAAGCGCGCGCAAACTGCTCGATGAGAAGCTGCCGTCCAATCAGCTGATGGGCGACAAGTGGTCGGCATGA
- a CDS encoding AMP-binding protein: MEPSAHVDTFARNHLPPQDQWPVFLLDNPDVAYPARFNCATELLDRAVENGHRDRPAIWSDVDGKPHATTYGELLAMVNRSAHVLIDEMGLRPGNRVLLRGPNTLQMAVAFLAALKAGLVVVPTMPLLRAKELKQIIDKAQIGAALCDTRLTEELARCATQGDEYFCEGLKNTLVFHDDDAAGSLETLAASKPAEFKACDTAADDVCLIAFTSGTTGAPKGCMHFHRDVLAMCDLFPRHILKPTADDIFCGTPPLAFTFGLGGLLCFPLRAGASTVLIEKQTPETLLQNVERFQATVMFTAPTFYRQMAPLIPRYDIASLKKTVSAGEALPDSTRALWREASGIEMVDGIGGTELIHIFISSAGHDVRPHAIGKAVPGYVVQAVDDDMRPVPTGTLGKLAVRGPTGCRYLADERQLKFVRDGWNLPGDSVYIDADGYVFYQARADDMIVSAGYNISGPEVESVLMQHQAVAECGVIGVPDETRGQIVKAFVVLNTGYSGDEKLVAELQEFVKNTVAPYKYPRVVAFIDALPRTETGKIKRFALRAM, translated from the coding sequence ATGGAACCGTCAGCTCACGTCGATACTTTCGCGCGCAATCACTTGCCGCCGCAGGATCAATGGCCGGTGTTCCTGCTCGACAACCCGGACGTCGCGTATCCGGCGCGTTTCAACTGCGCGACTGAACTGCTCGATCGTGCCGTCGAAAATGGGCATCGCGATCGGCCGGCGATCTGGTCCGATGTCGACGGCAAGCCGCACGCGACCACATACGGCGAACTGCTCGCAATGGTCAATCGCAGCGCACACGTGCTAATCGACGAAATGGGTTTGCGGCCGGGCAACCGCGTTTTGTTGCGCGGGCCGAACACGTTGCAGATGGCCGTCGCGTTTCTCGCGGCGTTGAAGGCGGGTCTCGTCGTCGTGCCGACCATGCCGTTGCTGCGCGCAAAAGAACTCAAGCAGATCATCGACAAGGCGCAAATCGGCGCGGCGCTATGCGACACGCGTCTGACGGAAGAACTCGCGCGCTGCGCGACGCAAGGCGACGAGTACTTTTGTGAAGGCCTGAAAAACACGCTGGTTTTTCACGACGACGACGCAGCGGGTTCGCTCGAAACACTGGCGGCGTCAAAGCCGGCTGAATTCAAGGCCTGCGACACAGCCGCCGACGACGTCTGCCTGATCGCCTTCACGAGCGGCACGACAGGCGCGCCGAAGGGCTGCATGCACTTCCATCGCGACGTGCTGGCGATGTGCGATCTGTTCCCGCGCCACATCCTGAAGCCCACCGCCGACGACATCTTCTGCGGCACGCCGCCGCTCGCGTTCACGTTCGGCCTTGGCGGGCTGCTGTGCTTTCCGTTGCGCGCGGGCGCATCGACAGTGCTGATCGAAAAGCAGACGCCCGAAACGCTGCTGCAAAACGTCGAGCGCTTTCAGGCGACCGTGATGTTCACCGCGCCGACTTTCTATCGGCAGATGGCGCCGTTGATTCCGCGCTACGACATTGCATCGCTGAAAAAGACCGTGTCCGCAGGCGAAGCGCTGCCCGATTCGACGCGCGCGCTGTGGCGCGAAGCGAGCGGAATCGAGATGGTCGACGGCATCGGCGGCACTGAACTCATTCATATCTTCATCTCGTCGGCGGGACACGATGTGCGGCCGCATGCAATCGGCAAGGCCGTGCCTGGCTATGTCGTGCAAGCCGTCGACGATGACATGCGCCCCGTGCCCACCGGCACGCTCGGCAAGCTCGCAGTGCGCGGGCCGACCGGCTGCCGCTATCTCGCCGACGAGCGTCAGCTGAAGTTCGTGCGCGACGGCTGGAACCTGCCCGGCGATTCCGTCTATATCGACGCGGACGGCTACGTGTTCTATCAGGCGCGTGCCGACGACATGATCGTCTCGGCGGGTTACAACATCTCTGGCCCGGAAGTGGAAAGCGTGCTGATGCAGCACCAGGCCGTCGCCGAATGCGGCGTGATCGGCGTGCCCGACGAGACACGCGGACAGATCGTGAAGGCGTTCGTCGTGCTCAATACGGGCTATAGCGGCGATGAGAAACTGGTCGCGGAGTTGCAGGAATTCGTGAAGAATACCGTTGCGCCTTACAAGTATCCGCGTGTCGTCGCCTTCATCGACGCGCTGCCTCGCACGGAAACCGGCAAGATCAAGCGGTTCGCTTTGCGTGCGATGTAG
- a CDS encoding acyl-CoA thioesterase, whose protein sequence is MSATFDMPMRIRFAHCDPAGIVYFPQYLVMTNMLVEEWCNERLAIDYAHMIQTRRVGLPIVKLDCEFSRPSRMGETITLSLDVTRIGRRSIGIAIVARCADEVRFRSAQVLVTTSLESGQSIDIPNDIAAALAAFAPQTVQSEEQRS, encoded by the coding sequence ATGAGCGCAACGTTCGACATGCCTATGCGCATCCGCTTCGCGCATTGCGATCCGGCGGGCATCGTCTACTTTCCGCAGTATCTGGTGATGACGAACATGCTCGTCGAAGAGTGGTGCAACGAGCGTCTTGCCATCGACTACGCGCACATGATCCAGACGCGCCGCGTCGGCCTGCCTATCGTGAAGCTCGATTGCGAGTTTTCGAGGCCAAGCCGCATGGGCGAAACGATCACGCTTTCGCTGGATGTCACGCGCATCGGACGCCGTTCGATTGGCATCGCGATCGTCGCCCGTTGCGCCGATGAAGTGCGCTTTCGCTCGGCGCAAGTGCTCGTCACGACATCGCTGGAGAGCGGCCAGTCGATCGACATTCCCAACGACATCGCCGCCGCGCTCGCGGCATTCGCGCCGCAGACCGTTCAATCCGAGGAGCAACGCTCATGA
- a CDS encoding bifunctional salicylyl-CoA 5-hydroxylase/oxidoreductase: MRIVCIGGGPAGLYFGLLMKHRHPAHEVVIVERNRPYDTFGWGVVFSDQTLGNLRAADAKSADMILDAFNHWDDIEINFRGAKVRSSGHGFCGIGRKRLLNILQARCEELGVKLVFETQVTNDDDYDADLIIASDGLNSAIRQKYASTYQPDIDMRDCRFVWLGTKKLFDAFTFAFEKTEWGWFQAHAYRFDDETSTFIVETPERVWRAAGLDEMSKEDSIAFCERLFAKYLDGHPLMSNASHLRGSSQWIRFPRVVSREWAHWKTGADGKRVPVVLMGDAAHTAHFSIGSGTKLALEDAIELANSIDAHPHDLAAALAHYTEVRSVDVLRIQNAARNSTEWFEHVDRYTAFEPEQFAYSLLTRSQRISHENLRDRDAGYLSSFEDWLAARAGMERAPDKHSVPPMFTPFKLRGVTLKNRVVVSPMAQYSAVDGVAGDYHLMHLGARAMGGAALVMTEMTCVSPEARITPGCPGMYAPEHLAAWRRIVQFVHGQSDAKIGMQLGHAGAKASTRVSWEGIDQPLPDDNWSLVSASPQQYLRGVSQWSREATHAELREIETQFVRATEMAAEAGFDWLELHCAHGYFLSSFLSPLTNHRTDEYGGTLANRLRYPLEVFAAMRKVWPQDKPMSVRISAHDWVDGGTTPDDAVEIARAFKAAGADMIDVSSGQVSKEEKPVYGRMFQTPFADRIRNEAGIATIAVGAISEADHVNSIIAAGRADLCAVARPHLANPSWTLNEAAKIGYFDVNWPKQYTAAKSQLERNYERERAQAAENARLSPIERAQRAEGTV, from the coding sequence ATGCGCATTGTCTGTATCGGCGGCGGCCCGGCTGGGCTGTATTTTGGGTTGTTGATGAAGCACCGGCATCCGGCGCACGAAGTGGTCATCGTCGAGCGCAACCGGCCGTACGACACCTTCGGCTGGGGCGTCGTGTTCTCCGACCAGACGCTAGGCAATCTGCGCGCCGCCGACGCCAAAAGCGCCGACATGATCCTCGACGCGTTCAACCACTGGGACGACATCGAAATCAACTTTCGCGGCGCGAAGGTACGCTCGTCGGGGCACGGCTTTTGCGGCATCGGCCGCAAGCGGCTGCTGAACATCCTGCAGGCGCGTTGCGAAGAACTCGGCGTGAAGCTGGTCTTCGAAACCCAGGTCACGAACGACGACGATTACGACGCCGACCTCATCATCGCCAGCGACGGCCTGAACAGCGCCATCCGCCAGAAATACGCCTCGACCTATCAACCCGACATCGACATGCGCGACTGCCGCTTCGTGTGGCTCGGCACGAAGAAGCTCTTCGACGCCTTTACGTTCGCGTTCGAAAAGACCGAATGGGGCTGGTTCCAGGCGCACGCGTACCGCTTCGACGATGAAACCTCGACGTTCATCGTCGAAACGCCCGAGCGCGTGTGGCGCGCGGCCGGACTCGACGAAATGAGCAAGGAAGACAGCATCGCGTTCTGCGAGCGGCTCTTTGCGAAGTACCTCGACGGCCATCCGCTGATGTCGAACGCTAGCCATCTGCGCGGCTCGTCGCAATGGATCCGCTTTCCGCGTGTCGTCAGTCGCGAATGGGCGCACTGGAAAACAGGCGCCGACGGCAAACGCGTACCCGTCGTGCTGATGGGCGACGCCGCGCACACCGCGCATTTTTCGATCGGCTCCGGCACCAAGCTCGCGCTCGAAGACGCGATCGAACTCGCGAACAGCATCGACGCGCATCCGCACGATCTCGCCGCCGCACTCGCGCACTACACGGAAGTGCGCAGCGTGGACGTGCTGCGCATCCAGAATGCCGCGCGCAATTCGACGGAATGGTTCGAGCATGTCGACCGTTACACCGCTTTCGAGCCGGAGCAGTTCGCGTATTCGCTGCTGACGCGCTCGCAGCGCATTTCGCACGAGAACCTGCGCGACCGCGATGCCGGCTATCTCTCGTCATTCGAAGACTGGCTGGCGGCGCGCGCGGGCATGGAACGCGCGCCGGACAAGCACTCCGTCCCGCCCATGTTCACGCCGTTCAAACTGCGCGGCGTGACGTTGAAGAACCGCGTCGTCGTCTCGCCGATGGCGCAGTATTCGGCCGTCGACGGCGTCGCTGGCGACTATCACCTGATGCATCTCGGCGCGCGTGCCATGGGTGGCGCAGCGCTCGTGATGACCGAGATGACGTGCGTGTCACCCGAAGCGCGCATCACGCCGGGATGCCCCGGCATGTATGCGCCCGAGCATCTCGCCGCGTGGCGCCGCATCGTGCAGTTCGTGCACGGGCAATCCGATGCGAAGATCGGCATGCAGCTCGGCCACGCGGGCGCGAAGGCTTCGACACGCGTCAGCTGGGAAGGCATCGATCAGCCCTTGCCCGATGACAACTGGTCTTTGGTGTCGGCATCGCCGCAGCAATACCTGCGCGGCGTGAGCCAATGGTCGCGCGAAGCGACGCATGCAGAACTGCGCGAGATCGAAACGCAATTCGTGCGCGCAACCGAAATGGCCGCGGAAGCGGGCTTCGACTGGCTCGAACTGCACTGCGCGCACGGCTATTTCCTGTCGAGCTTTCTCTCGCCGCTCACCAATCATCGCACCGACGAATACGGTGGAACGCTTGCGAATCGTCTGCGCTATCCGCTCGAAGTGTTCGCCGCGATGCGGAAGGTGTGGCCGCAGGACAAGCCGATGTCAGTGCGTATCTCCGCGCACGACTGGGTCGACGGCGGCACCACACCCGACGACGCCGTCGAGATCGCACGCGCGTTCAAGGCGGCGGGCGCGGACATGATCGACGTGTCGTCGGGTCAGGTCAGCAAGGAAGAAAAGCCCGTGTATGGCCGTATGTTCCAGACGCCGTTCGCCGATCGCATCCGCAACGAGGCGGGCATCGCGACGATCGCAGTCGGCGCGATCTCCGAGGCGGATCACGTGAACAGCATCATCGCAGCAGGCCGCGCGGACTTGTGCGCGGTCGCGCGTCCGCATCTGGCGAATCCGTCGTGGACGCTGAACGAGGCGGCGAAGATCGGCTACTTCGACGTCAACTGGCCGAAGCAATACACGGCGGCCAAGTCGCAGCTCGAACGCAACTACGAACGCGAGCGCGCGCAGGCCGCCGAGAATGCGCGCCTGTCGCCGATCGAACGCGCGCAGCGTGCGGAAGGAACAGTTTGA
- a CDS encoding acyl-CoA dehydrogenase family protein: MKLKDPHGALAWPFFEARHRELAEGIETWASQHLAHVPHDDADATCRQLVRALGEAGWLKYGVGGTQYGGHGDTIDTRAVCLLRETLAKHDGLADFALAMQGLGSGAITLAGTHEQKSHYLPRVVRGEAIAAFALSEPEAGSDVAAMALQARAEGDSYVLDGDKTWISNGGIADFYVVFARTGEAPGARGISAFIVDADTPGLQIAERIDVIAPHPLARLHFANARVPRSQMLGAPGEGFKIAMRTLDIFRTSVAAASLGFARRALQEGLERAASRKMFGQTLGDFQLTQAKLAQMALTIDSSALLVYRAAWLRDQGESVTREAAMAKWHASEGAQQVIDAAVQLWGGMGVQSGTTVERLYREIRALRIYEGATEVQQLIVGRDLLKAHAAAQQERES; this comes from the coding sequence GTGAAGCTGAAAGATCCGCACGGCGCGTTGGCCTGGCCGTTCTTCGAAGCGCGTCATCGCGAACTGGCCGAAGGAATAGAAACATGGGCCTCGCAGCATCTCGCACACGTGCCGCATGACGACGCCGACGCGACATGCCGCCAACTCGTGCGTGCATTGGGCGAAGCGGGCTGGTTGAAGTATGGCGTCGGCGGCACGCAATACGGCGGACATGGCGACACGATCGACACCCGCGCCGTGTGTCTGCTGCGCGAGACGCTCGCGAAACACGACGGCCTCGCGGACTTCGCGCTCGCCATGCAAGGCCTCGGCTCGGGCGCGATCACGCTGGCGGGCACGCATGAACAGAAATCGCACTATTTGCCACGGGTGGTAAGGGGCGAAGCCATTGCAGCGTTCGCGCTGTCAGAACCTGAAGCGGGTTCCGACGTTGCAGCAATGGCCTTGCAGGCGCGCGCGGAAGGCGACAGCTACGTGCTGGACGGCGACAAGACGTGGATCTCGAACGGTGGTATCGCCGACTTCTATGTCGTGTTTGCAAGAACGGGCGAAGCACCCGGTGCGCGCGGCATCAGCGCGTTCATTGTCGATGCCGATACGCCGGGCCTGCAGATCGCCGAACGCATCGACGTGATCGCGCCGCATCCGCTCGCGCGTCTGCATTTCGCCAACGCGCGCGTGCCGCGCAGCCAGATGCTCGGTGCGCCCGGCGAAGGCTTCAAGATCGCGATGCGCACGCTCGATATCTTCCGCACGTCGGTCGCGGCGGCGTCGTTGGGCTTTGCGCGGCGCGCGTTGCAGGAAGGCCTCGAACGCGCCGCGTCGCGCAAGATGTTCGGTCAGACGCTCGGCGATTTTCAGTTGACGCAAGCCAAACTCGCGCAGATGGCGTTGACGATCGACAGCAGCGCGCTGCTCGTCTATCGCGCCGCATGGCTGCGCGATCAGGGCGAGAGCGTCACGCGTGAAGCCGCGATGGCGAAGTGGCACGCGAGCGAAGGCGCGCAGCAGGTCATCGATGCCGCCGTGCAACTGTGGGGCGGCATGGGCGTGCAAAGCGGCACGACGGTCGAAAGGCTGTATCGCGAGATTCGCGCGTTGCGCATCTACGAAGGCGCGACGGAAGTGCAGCAACTGATCGTCGGACGCGATCTGCTCAAGGCGCACGCGGCTGCGCAGCAGGAACGCGAATCATGA